A genomic segment from Mastomys coucha isolate ucsf_1 unplaced genomic scaffold, UCSF_Mcou_1 pScaffold7, whole genome shotgun sequence encodes:
- the Tpmt gene encoding thiopurine S-methyltransferase, translated as MDGTMSLDMKEHPDAEVQRNRVLTLEDWQDKWVTRHIAFHQEQGHQLLKKHLDTFLKDQNGLRVFFPLCGKAVEMKWFADRGHTVVGVEISEIGIREFFAEQNLSYTEEPLTEIAGAKVFKSSSGSISLYCCSIFDLPRANVGKFDRIWDRGALVAINPGDRDRYADVMLSLLRKEFQYLVAVLSYDPTKHAGPPFYVPDAELKRLFGTKCSMQCLEEVDAFEERHQTWGIDYIIEKLYLLTEK; from the exons ATGGATGGTACCATGTCACTTGATATGAAAGAGCACCCTGATGCTGAGGTACAAAGGAACCGAGTACTAACTCTGGAAGACTGGCAAGACAAGTGGGTGACCCGTCACATCGCATTCCATCAGGAGCAAGGGCATCA GCTATTAAAGAAGCATTTGGATACATTTCTTAAAGACCAGAACGGACTGAGAGTGTTTTTCCCCCTCTGTGGAAAAGCTGTTGAGATGAAATG GTTCGCAGACAGGGGCCACACTGTGGTTGGTGTAGAAATCAGTGAAATTGGGATTCGGGAATTTTTCGCAGAACAGAATCTTTCATACACAGAAGAACCGCTCACCGAAATTGCTGGTGCCAAAGTATTCAAG AGTTCTTCAGGGAGCATTTCCTTATACTGCTGCAGCATTTTTGATCTTCCCAG AGCAAACGTCGGCAAGTTTGACAGGATTTGGGACAGAGGAGCATTAGTGGCTATCAATCCAGGTGATCGTGATCG CTATGCAGATGTAATGCTGTCCCTGCTGAGAAAAGAGTTTCAGTACCTTGTGGCTGTCCTTTCTTATGATCCAACAAAGCACGCAG GCCCACCATTTTATGTTCCAGATGCTGAACTTAAAAGGTTATTTG GTACAAAATGCAGCATGCAGTGCCTTGAGGAGGTGGATGCTTTTGAAGAAAGACATCAAACCTGGGGAATTGACTACATTATTGAAAAATTGTATCTCCTTacagagaagtaa